A part of Legionella sainthelensi genomic DNA contains:
- the tsf gene encoding translation elongation factor Ts, with translation MSISASLVMELRARTGAGMMECKKFLIATNGDIEAAITEMRKAGQAKADKKADRVAAEGVVIIARSADGRTAVMLEINSETDFVARDENFTNFANTVAEVALNSSVSTVEELSVLPFTSSTSVEQARQELVAKIGENIKLRRLERMSCDNGVIGCYLHGSRIGVMAALKSNNEELAKDIAMHIAASKPIVVSREQVSAEAIENEREIFTAQAKESGKPQDIIDKMIEGRINKFIDEVSLLGQPYVKNPDIKVGQLLKEKNTEVLSFIRYEVGEGIEKKEDNFVEEVMAQVRT, from the coding sequence ATGTCAATTAGTGCAAGTTTAGTCATGGAATTACGTGCGCGTACTGGTGCAGGCATGATGGAATGCAAAAAATTTCTAATAGCAACCAATGGCGATATTGAGGCAGCAATCACTGAAATGCGCAAAGCAGGTCAGGCAAAGGCGGATAAAAAAGCGGATCGAGTTGCGGCTGAAGGTGTTGTGATTATTGCTCGTTCTGCTGATGGACGTACTGCTGTAATGTTAGAAATTAATAGTGAGACTGATTTTGTCGCTCGTGATGAAAACTTTACTAACTTTGCTAATACTGTTGCAGAAGTAGCATTAAATAGTTCAGTCAGTACTGTTGAGGAATTATCTGTTCTTCCCTTTACTTCCAGCACTTCTGTGGAACAGGCGCGCCAGGAATTAGTAGCAAAAATTGGTGAAAATATTAAGCTACGACGCTTAGAGCGTATGAGTTGTGATAATGGTGTTATCGGTTGTTATTTGCATGGCTCACGAATTGGCGTTATGGCAGCTCTAAAAAGCAATAATGAAGAGCTGGCTAAAGATATCGCAATGCATATTGCTGCAAGTAAGCCAATTGTAGTAAGCAGAGAACAAGTGTCTGCTGAAGCGATTGAAAATGAGCGCGAGATTTTTACAGCTCAAGCAAAAGAAAGTGGAAAACCTCAAGATATTATCGATAAAATGATCGAGGGCCGCATCAATAAATTTATTGATGAAGTAAGCTTGTTAGGGCAACCTTACGTTAAAAATCCAGATATTAAGGTAGGGCAACTTTTAAAAGAAAAAAATACAGAAGTCCTCTCTTTTATTCGCTATGAAGTTGGTGAAGGTATAGAGAAAAAAGAAGATAATTTTGTTGAAGAAGTGATGGCTCAGGTTCGCACATGA
- the rpsB gene encoding 30S ribosomal protein S2, with protein MMNISMRELLEAGAHFGHRTRFWNPEMGEYIFGSRNKIHIINLEKTMVMLNDVVNYVGRLASNKAKILFVGTKRAAQESIREHAKRCGMPYVDHRWLGGMLTNYKTVRQSIFRLKELKEMKEKGLFNDMIKKEALMLTRELEKLERGLGGIENMGGLPDALFVVDVGFEHIAVEEAHRLRIPVIGIVDTNNSPKNIDYIIPGNDDSMRAVDIYVRCVADAILDAKGSNTVGVGSSNAEFVEVVEQASDAKKAGE; from the coding sequence ATTATGAATATAAGCATGCGTGAATTGCTAGAAGCAGGAGCTCATTTTGGACACAGAACTCGGTTTTGGAATCCTGAAATGGGTGAATATATATTTGGTTCTCGAAACAAGATACATATTATTAATCTTGAAAAAACCATGGTGATGCTCAACGACGTAGTAAACTATGTTGGACGATTAGCATCGAACAAAGCAAAAATTCTTTTTGTAGGCACAAAAAGAGCCGCTCAAGAAAGCATTCGTGAACATGCGAAACGCTGTGGTATGCCTTATGTTGATCATCGTTGGTTAGGTGGTATGTTAACTAACTATAAAACGGTACGTCAGTCCATCTTTCGTTTAAAAGAGTTAAAAGAAATGAAAGAAAAAGGATTGTTTAATGACATGATTAAAAAAGAAGCATTAATGCTGACGCGTGAACTAGAAAAATTAGAGCGTGGTTTGGGCGGTATTGAGAACATGGGTGGTTTGCCTGATGCTCTTTTTGTTGTTGATGTTGGATTCGAGCATATTGCTGTTGAGGAAGCTCATCGGTTAAGAATTCCTGTTATTGGTATTGTTGATACGAATAATAGTCCTAAAAATATCGATTATATTATTCCTGGTAATGATGACTCTATGCGAGCTGTAGATATATATGTTCGTTGTGTTGCTGATGCGATTTTAGATGCCAAAGGCAGTAACACCGTAGGTGTGGGTTCATCGAATGCTGAGTTTGTTGAAGTAGTTGAACAAGCTAGTGATGCAAAAAAAGCAGGCGAATAA